In Verrucomicrobiia bacterium, one genomic interval encodes:
- a CDS encoding antitoxin — translation MKTTLDLPGDLVREMKLRAARQGRKLRDVAAEIVRRGLAEAPKGAKRHRVQLPLIQCGCPPASIRELTPDEVAGVLLRQEAEWSHGAAGR, via the coding sequence GTGAAAACTACCTTGGATTTACCCGGCGACCTCGTCCGCGAGATGAAACTTCGCGCCGCCCGCCAGGGTCGCAAACTTCGGGACGTGGCCGCTGAGATTGTCCGCCGCGGCCTGGCCGAAGCCCCAAAGGGCGCGAAGCGGCACCGGGTGCAACTGCCGTTGATCCAATGCGGATGCCCACCGGCATCCATCCGGGAATTGACGCCGGACGAGGTGGCGGGCGTGCTCCTAAGGCAGGAGGCGGAATGGAGCCATGGTGCTGCCGGACGTTAA
- a CDS encoding VOC family protein codes for MNTLLRLCTVLVPAALLWTHGAAESDEFASETISVGVVVSDLDKSLEFYTKVIGMKKTGTFTVNADMARRTGLTGGVPVDITVLRLGDGKAATDWKLMSFAKPAVPPKKQHIQDDTGPQYITIQVKALKPFLSRIREHNVKLLGDTPVSIGGTTQFVLVQDPDGTFVELIGPME; via the coding sequence ATGAACACACTATTGCGCCTCTGCACCGTCCTTGTCCCTGCTGCGCTGCTCTGGACCCACGGGGCCGCCGAGTCGGACGAATTCGCCAGCGAGACCATTTCTGTCGGCGTCGTGGTCAGTGACCTGGACAAATCCCTTGAATTCTACACGAAGGTCATCGGCATGAAAAAGACCGGCACCTTCACGGTGAATGCGGACATGGCCCGGCGCACCGGGCTGACCGGTGGCGTCCCGGTGGACATCACGGTGCTCAGGCTCGGTGACGGCAAGGCGGCCACGGACTGGAAGCTCATGAGCTTCGCCAAGCCGGCCGTGCCGCCAAAGAAGCAGCACATTCAGGACGACACCGGCCCGCAATACATCACCATCCAAGTCAAGGCGTTGAAGCCGTTCCTCTCCCGGATCCGTGAGCATAATGTGAAGCTGCTCGGGGACACACCCGTATCCATCGGTGGTACCACCCAGTTCGTACTCGTCCAGGACCCGGACGGCACCTTTGTCGAACTGATCGGTCCGATGGAATGA
- a CDS encoding PIN domain-containing protein — protein MVLPDVNLWLALALSGHSHHAAARAWMDGQEAFGSICFCRATQQGLLRLLTTAEVMARYGIPPRTNREAWEVVGCFMADERITFANEPEGVEEAWKAFALRDGTSPKLWMDAWLAAFALRCGFQMVTTDQAFSQFRGLDLLVVKAGRA, from the coding sequence ATGGTGCTGCCGGACGTTAACCTCTGGCTGGCTCTGGCCCTTTCCGGGCACTCGCATCATGCCGCTGCGCGCGCCTGGATGGACGGACAGGAGGCGTTTGGCAGCATCTGCTTTTGCCGGGCGACGCAGCAGGGACTTCTTCGGTTGCTCACGACCGCGGAGGTGATGGCACGCTATGGGATTCCACCGCGCACCAACCGGGAGGCTTGGGAGGTGGTCGGGTGCTTCATGGCGGACGAGCGCATCACGTTCGCGAACGAACCCGAGGGGGTGGAGGAAGCATGGAAGGCGTTCGCTCTCCGGGACGGAACTTCGCCGAAGCTTTGGATGGATGCATGGCTCGCCGCGTTCGCGTTGCGCTGCGGATTCCAGATGGTGACGACAGACCAGGCGTTCTCCCAATTCAGGGGCCTGGACCTGCTGGTGGTAAAAGCAGGGAGAGCGTGA